In one bacterium genomic region, the following are encoded:
- the nth gene encoding endonuclease III, whose product MESLDDRRKRARRITRTLRNIFPDAQCKLTFQTPFELLVKTILSAQCTDERVNRVAVDLFNKYPGPEDFAKASQGDLEKDIQSTGLFRNKARHIRASASFLIEQFGGVVPPSMDELIRFPGVGRKTANVILGNVFGIPALVVDTHVIRLSKLLGLTLQNNPEKIEYDLMKILPKKEWVSFSHLLSDHGRQTCIARRPQCGRCCVEKDCPSSLVPQI is encoded by the coding sequence ATGGAATCTTTAGATGATAGAAGAAAACGCGCAAGGCGAATCACAAGAACCCTGAGGAATATTTTTCCAGATGCACAATGTAAATTAACCTTTCAGACGCCGTTTGAACTACTCGTAAAGACCATCTTATCGGCGCAATGCACCGACGAACGCGTCAACCGGGTCGCCGTGGATTTATTTAATAAATATCCGGGCCCGGAAGATTTTGCAAAAGCTTCTCAAGGCGATTTGGAGAAAGATATCCAATCCACAGGTTTGTTCAGAAACAAAGCGCGTCATATTCGGGCGAGCGCTTCGTTTCTGATCGAGCAATTCGGAGGGGTCGTTCCACCGTCAATGGATGAACTGATTCGGTTTCCCGGCGTTGGCCGTAAGACCGCGAACGTGATATTGGGTAATGTATTCGGTATTCCGGCATTAGTCGTCGATACGCACGTTATTCGTTTGTCAAAATTACTTGGTTTGACACTTCAAAATAATCCGGAAAAAATTGAATACGATCTGATGAAAATACTTCCGAAAAAAGAATGGGTATCTTTTTCCCATCTGTTATCTGACCATGGACGCCAAACGTGTATTGCACGGCGTCCTCAATGCGGACGGTGCTGCGTGGAAAAAGATTGTCCATCATCCTTGGTACCCCAAATTTAG
- a CDS encoding citrate synthase, with protein MVKKAQLIYDDKSMDFPLINGTENEQAVDIAKLRAQSGLVTMDHGYANTGACTSAITFLDGEQGILRYRGYNIQDLCENSNFMEVSYLLIYGELPSPSQVEEFRNNITRHTMLHESLRSLYDAYPRDAHPMALLSSVVCSLSTFYQDAIDPLNPEHVKISIFRLLAKIPTIAAYSYKKSIGQPFIYPINALSYCANFLNMMFSVPAEHYEVDPDIEKALDLLFILHADHEQNCSTSTVRMVGSSHANMFAAISAGICALWGPLHGGANQEVLEMLQLIYDDGNNVKKYVEKAKDKNSNFRLMGFGHRVYKNFDPRAQIIKKTCDKVLSKMGINDPLLDIAHQLEEVALKDPYFIEKKLYPNVDFYSGIIYKAMGFPVEMFTVLFAIGRMPGWIAQWKEMMESKDTRIGRPRQIYTGQNQRKYVPIHKRS; from the coding sequence ATGGTCAAGAAAGCACAACTCATCTACGACGACAAGTCAATGGACTTTCCTCTCATTAACGGTACCGAAAATGAGCAGGCCGTTGACATTGCTAAATTACGCGCGCAATCCGGCCTTGTCACCATGGATCACGGATATGCCAATACGGGCGCTTGTACCAGCGCCATTACATTTTTGGATGGTGAACAGGGTATTTTACGTTATCGCGGATACAATATTCAGGACTTGTGTGAAAACTCGAATTTTATGGAAGTCAGTTATCTGCTGATATACGGTGAACTTCCGTCGCCTTCTCAGGTGGAAGAATTCCGAAACAATATCACGCGCCATACTATGCTGCATGAATCCCTGCGCAGCCTGTATGACGCGTATCCTCGTGATGCGCATCCGATGGCGCTGTTGTCTTCCGTTGTCTGTTCGTTGTCAACGTTTTATCAGGATGCGATCGATCCCCTCAATCCGGAACACGTAAAAATTTCCATATTCCGCCTGCTCGCTAAAATTCCGACCATCGCAGCTTACTCTTATAAAAAATCGATAGGACAGCCTTTTATCTATCCGATCAATGCGTTGAGCTATTGCGCCAATTTTCTGAATATGATGTTCTCCGTACCGGCAGAACATTATGAGGTTGATCCGGATATTGAAAAGGCATTGGACCTGTTATTTATCCTTCATGCCGATCACGAACAAAATTGCTCTACGTCGACGGTCCGAATGGTTGGCAGCAGCCATGCAAATATGTTTGCCGCCATCTCAGCCGGAATTTGCGCGCTGTGGGGCCCGCTGCACGGCGGCGCCAACCAGGAAGTTTTGGAAATGCTCCAATTGATATACGATGACGGTAACAATGTCAAGAAATACGTCGAGAAAGCCAAGGATAAGAATTCCAACTTCCGACTGATGGGATTTGGCCATCGGGTATACAAGAACTTTGATCCTCGCGCACAGATCATCAAAAAAACCTGTGATAAAGTTCTGTCGAAAATGGGTATCAACGATCCCCTTCTCGATATTGCGCATCAACTGGAAGAAGTTGCTTTGAAGGATCCGTATTTTATCGAAAAGAAACTATATCCGAATGTCGATTTTTACAGCGGTATTATTTATAAAGCCATGGGATTCCCTGTAGAAATGTTTACGGTATTATTTGCCATTGGCCGTATGCCGGGCTGGATCGCACAGTGGAAAGAAATGATGGAGTCCAAAGACACGCGTATCGGCCGCCCCCGTCAGATCTATACCGGGCAAAATCAACGCAAATATGTACCGATTCACAAAAGAAGTTGA
- the smc gene encoding chromosome segregation protein SMC, with product MYLSRLEIFGFKTFAQKVDLHFDDGITNIVGPNGCGKSNIVDALRWSLGEQKSSVLRSEKMENVIFNGTKGRKPLNLAEVSLTIQNTKNILPTEYTEVTLTRRIYRSGESEYFLNRLPCRLKDINDLFMDTGMGADAYSVIELKMVEQILSDNTEDRRKLFEEAAGITKYKIRRRQTFRKLDATKADLMRANDIIAEIEKKVNSLRRQTQKANRYNKLMSRLKIEDVRMGHHEFMRLSNLITPLESKLAGLESSAEQILGEVSKKESEVEALNAVLIRKEQKLRETQIELENQDKQIKTIEEQILISRERKSSLLDLIRRYSEEKTASLEKKEILNRRIDELSVAIENLESRYAESKENLSSKKADFEGFDGSITNKKNELEQNRKELVQLIDEVAKKRSAYQLTKNNIQNLERKIDDLKKDNAVYSSTSDDALSVLDDTQYEKQKLADTIDSLKKDIIQDQHHVDSLRVSIDESRSLKLHAEADVRSIHSRIAIIQKAIESHEGFPEGVQYLLQEKFAGIDTTIADIISVDEVYKRATEAALGDSFSFLVSGKIDSIRNALSKLTESRKGVATFLNREKLSQFRSSVDLNELNGIKNEIIGFATELVKSDDPRLMQLLLGDVVFVDQFENALTFADRFPQFRFVTLAGEIVKGNYLIKGGSQAQTNDTMIGQREALRRLQDQVIQLEKQVVDLQTKITDLEGQLRETTAKLAADQEKQKSSEQQLLSLDKEISQSEYEQKRSKETLVKNQDIIDQTTRELLVFQAHLEEMEPRMDELESRRGELELQTRKLELQLNDLEKERKDRSESVNEVFSSFVRLESEIKTHQTNVENSRQQIQDMDTTIAKHESETVAAQQEIEKLGESAVVRESELIAISKKRDAIEKDRDMGGSEVSNLRESAGKIEAELKKIRRQREELLNSRHTMEQEHNDLRFEMRSLTERIQRDYDFDLSKDSVETLLASVTPESKEEAEYSEIEEVSPGTPLPENEQSEKNLDEVLDSDLPQETPASSGFDSVAVKSMIDELRRKIKQLGPVNMEAFAEYNVEKERLDTLTQQRQDLLEAESQLMQTIETINTTAQKQFMEVFDRIKENFINIFTSLFESSEANLELAKDEDPLEANIEILARPTGKKIQHIALLSGGEKTLTAIALLFAIYLVKPSPFCILDEVDAPLDDTNIDKFTKILRDFSKDTQFIVVTHNKRTMEAAQNIFGITMQEAGVSKVVSVKFNDRDIQSDDIEEIIRQNQVEELTHEVKEPPPGTPPEN from the coding sequence ATGTATCTGTCCAGACTGGAGATTTTTGGGTTTAAGACATTTGCCCAAAAGGTAGATCTGCATTTTGACGACGGCATTACCAATATTGTAGGGCCTAACGGTTGTGGCAAGTCCAACATCGTGGATGCCCTGCGCTGGTCGCTGGGGGAACAGAAATCCAGTGTCCTTCGCAGCGAAAAGATGGAGAATGTGATTTTTAACGGCACGAAGGGGCGTAAACCTCTCAATCTCGCCGAAGTGAGCCTGACAATCCAAAACACAAAAAACATCTTGCCGACGGAATATACCGAAGTAACCCTTACACGCCGTATTTACCGTTCCGGCGAAAGCGAGTATTTCCTAAATCGTCTGCCCTGCCGTCTTAAAGACATTAACGATCTCTTCATGGATACCGGCATGGGCGCCGACGCGTATTCGGTCATTGAGCTTAAGATGGTCGAACAGATTCTTTCCGATAATACGGAAGACCGTCGGAAACTTTTTGAGGAGGCGGCGGGGATAACTAAATATAAAATCCGGCGCAGGCAAACCTTCCGCAAATTAGACGCAACGAAGGCCGATCTAATGCGCGCTAATGATATTATCGCTGAAATCGAAAAAAAGGTCAATTCGCTCAGGCGCCAAACTCAGAAAGCTAACCGTTATAATAAACTAATGTCCCGTCTCAAAATAGAGGACGTCCGGATGGGACATCACGAATTTATGCGCCTTTCGAATCTGATAACACCGCTGGAAAGCAAATTGGCCGGACTTGAAAGTTCTGCCGAACAGATTTTAGGCGAGGTCAGCAAAAAAGAATCTGAAGTCGAGGCTCTCAACGCAGTTCTCATCAGGAAAGAGCAGAAATTACGTGAGACGCAAATCGAACTTGAAAATCAGGATAAACAGATCAAAACGATCGAAGAACAAATTCTAATCTCACGGGAACGTAAGAGCAGTTTGCTCGATTTGATACGCCGTTATTCTGAAGAAAAGACGGCTTCGCTCGAAAAGAAAGAAATTCTAAATAGGCGTATCGATGAACTCAGCGTGGCAATCGAAAACCTGGAGAGCCGCTATGCTGAGTCTAAAGAAAATCTATCTTCAAAAAAGGCCGACTTCGAAGGGTTTGATGGGTCGATCACGAACAAAAAGAATGAACTAGAACAAAATCGAAAAGAATTAGTCCAACTGATAGACGAAGTAGCAAAAAAACGCAGCGCTTATCAACTGACCAAAAACAATATTCAGAATCTTGAACGGAAAATTGACGACCTCAAAAAAGACAATGCGGTCTATTCGTCTACTTCGGATGATGCGCTGAGCGTTTTGGACGATACTCAATATGAAAAGCAAAAACTGGCCGATACAATCGACTCGCTCAAAAAGGATATCATTCAGGACCAACATCATGTCGATTCGCTTCGTGTTTCAATTGACGAATCTCGATCTCTTAAACTACACGCAGAAGCCGATGTTCGATCGATCCATTCGCGTATCGCAATTATCCAAAAAGCGATCGAATCCCATGAAGGGTTTCCTGAAGGCGTTCAATACCTGTTACAGGAAAAATTTGCCGGTATTGATACCACCATTGCGGATATCATCTCCGTCGATGAGGTATACAAAAGGGCTACCGAGGCCGCGTTGGGAGACAGTTTTTCTTTTCTGGTTTCCGGCAAGATCGACTCGATCCGAAACGCATTATCCAAACTGACGGAATCACGAAAAGGGGTTGCGACTTTTCTTAATCGGGAAAAATTATCGCAATTTCGATCCTCCGTCGATCTCAACGAACTCAACGGGATCAAGAACGAAATTATCGGATTTGCCACAGAATTAGTTAAGAGCGACGATCCGCGATTAATGCAGCTACTTTTAGGCGACGTGGTATTTGTTGATCAATTTGAAAACGCTCTAACCTTTGCCGACCGTTTTCCCCAATTCCGTTTTGTTACGCTCGCGGGCGAAATCGTCAAAGGCAACTATCTGATCAAAGGAGGCAGTCAGGCTCAAACCAACGATACGATGATCGGCCAGCGTGAAGCCCTGCGCCGCTTGCAGGATCAGGTTATCCAGTTGGAAAAACAAGTTGTAGATCTGCAAACAAAGATCACTGACCTTGAGGGACAACTTCGGGAAACAACGGCAAAACTGGCCGCCGATCAGGAAAAACAGAAATCGTCGGAACAACAGTTACTGTCCCTCGACAAAGAAATTTCCCAGTCGGAGTACGAACAAAAACGTTCCAAGGAAACCCTGGTAAAGAACCAGGATATCATTGACCAAACAACCCGCGAATTGCTGGTATTCCAAGCCCATTTGGAAGAAATGGAACCCCGCATGGATGAATTAGAGTCACGGCGGGGCGAGCTGGAATTACAGACTCGTAAACTGGAATTACAACTCAATGATCTAGAAAAAGAACGCAAGGACCGATCTGAATCGGTTAACGAAGTATTCTCTTCTTTTGTACGGCTTGAAAGCGAAATTAAAACTCACCAGACCAACGTAGAAAATAGCCGGCAGCAAATTCAAGATATGGACACGACGATAGCCAAACACGAGTCTGAAACCGTTGCTGCACAGCAGGAGATTGAGAAGCTTGGGGAATCGGCCGTTGTTCGTGAATCTGAACTGATTGCCATTTCCAAAAAACGCGACGCTATCGAAAAAGATCGCGACATGGGGGGAAGCGAAGTATCCAACCTTCGTGAATCCGCCGGAAAGATTGAAGCGGAATTGAAGAAGATCCGGCGCCAGCGCGAAGAGCTTCTGAATTCCCGCCACACCATGGAACAGGAGCATAACGATCTGCGTTTTGAGATGCGCAGCCTTACCGAACGGATACAGCGCGATTACGATTTTGACCTTTCCAAAGACTCCGTTGAAACCTTGTTGGCATCGGTTACTCCCGAATCCAAAGAGGAGGCCGAGTATTCTGAAATTGAAGAGGTTTCCCCAGGTACGCCGTTGCCGGAAAACGAACAATCCGAAAAAAATCTTGATGAGGTTTTGGATAGCGACCTTCCGCAAGAAACGCCGGCCTCTTCCGGGTTTGATTCCGTCGCTGTAAAGAGTATGATCGATGAATTGCGCCGCAAAATCAAACAACTCGGGCCTGTAAATATGGAAGCCTTCGCCGAATATAACGTAGAAAAAGAACGGTTAGACACGCTCACTCAGCAACGTCAAGACCTCTTGGAAGCTGAAAGCCAATTGATGCAGACAATAGAAACGATCAATACAACGGCCCAAAAACAGTTCATGGAAGTATTCGACCGTATCAAAGAAAATTTCATAAATATTTTTACATCGCTGTTTGAAAGCAGCGAAGCCAATTTGGAATTGGCCAAGGACGAAGACCCGCTGGAAGCTAATATTGAAATTCTTGCCCGACCCACAGGCAAGAAAATTCAACATATCGCATTGCTTTCGGGAGGAGAAAAAACACTTACGGCTATCGCTCTGCTTTTTGCGATTTATCTCGTAAAACCCAGCCCTTTTTGTATTCTGGACGAAGTAGATGCTCCGCTTGATGATACCAATATTGACAAATTCACCAAGATCCTGCGCGATTTTTCAAAAGACACACAATTTATCGTTGTCACCCACAACAAACGAACCATGGAAGCTGCACAAAATATTTTCGGTATCACCATGCAGGAGGCCGGCGTTTCAAAAGTGGTTTCGGTAAAATTCAATGATCGCGACATCCAGTCGGACGATATCGAAGAAATCATCCGCCAAAATCAGGTCGAAGAACTGACGCACGAAGTCAAAGAGCCTCCACCGGGAACGCCTCCCGAAAATTAG
- a CDS encoding D-tyrosyl-tRNA(Tyr) deacylase: MRIVVQRVSRASVTVERKIISRIGKGLVLLIGFKEGDTNDDLSFWAEKCVNLRIFEDNGGKMNVSLLESGGEILAVSQFTLYGDVRKGRRPSFIEAARPEAAEPLYNAFVELLRAKGVKVSTGIFGAMMDVELINAGPVTILLDNAP; the protein is encoded by the coding sequence TTGAGAATTGTCGTACAGCGCGTAAGCCGCGCAAGCGTCACGGTTGAACGAAAAATAATTTCCAGGATCGGAAAAGGCCTGGTATTATTGATCGGATTCAAAGAGGGTGACACAAATGACGATCTTTCATTTTGGGCAGAGAAATGCGTCAATCTCAGAATTTTTGAAGACAACGGCGGAAAGATGAACGTGTCGCTCCTGGAATCTGGAGGCGAGATTCTCGCTGTGTCACAATTCACACTTTACGGCGACGTCCGTAAAGGCCGAAGGCCCAGTTTTATTGAGGCGGCGCGGCCTGAAGCAGCGGAACCGCTGTATAACGCTTTTGTTGAATTACTTCGCGCAAAAGGCGTCAAAGTTAGTACCGGCATATTTGGCGCGATGATGGACGTAGAGCTTATCAACGCAGGACCCGTAACGATTCTGCTGGATAATGCGCCGTAG
- a CDS encoding LPS-assembly protein LptD — translation MTLKPRLVFYCLAVLLVSPLFLCAQEAAVDSIFSIDSVITAKVMKKNLRLDSLRKAAADTVKTDEGLDTLIFYGADTTEGTLDQSTIILKSNAWVKYRGMEIKAAKIIINQPLKLMTAEAIPDSLDSLGQVVRYKGIPEFSEGGESFTGNKMEYNLETRRGRVVMGETKMQDGIYYGENIRKIGENTLYIRQGRFTTCEEKDPHFFFQSKEMKLIVKDKVVAKPVILYIHEVPIFAIPFGVFPNRSGRASGITPPAYSETPREGRQIRNFGYFWAPNDYFDALGQVDFLDKAGFLLHGGTRYAKRYSYTGNFQFSYSSLSYITGQKSRLWNIDASHSQTITDKQNLNADIHYVSSKNFYQNTSVNQQQILNRQIRTNISYNNTQDWGSFSANLSQSENLDNGQKDFTFPNVTINKSNSAFFPKPEKDKNKPDTWYQSIRYGYSSNLLGRQSQASRTADPASALGMNHNVGISAPFKILKYFNVNPSVNLQETWFDRRSENFYFDSLNHPVNDTVRSFFARHTFSSSVGLSTKIYGTANPRLFGLETFRHVMSPGVSLSYQPDFSTSPWGYYETAVDTAGRKTKFDRYGGNILFGGTPQGKQLSMGFNLGHTLQAKIKNTEKDTALSKSDKEPELKKLDLLNFNNSISYNFTAKEFKLSTLTTSISVSNDLAKNLSLSMSTTHDFYRYDRSLNQRVDRLNKIPRLISASITSGISFSGGETTAAAAAQTQTATDQNQNYSTQPFQQDYNQRFLPQNNTLAEGVPWTLRLDFNYDINKSNPEIVTKAFGVNASSSFKITSNWQLGYNARYDILNKNLVSQSLTFARDLHCWQMRFDWTPTGPAAGYFFVIQVKSATLQDVKLQRTDYGSRIFQ, via the coding sequence ATGACCCTGAAACCGCGATTAGTATTTTATTGTCTGGCCGTCCTTCTCGTTTCACCGCTTTTTCTTTGCGCGCAAGAAGCGGCGGTTGATTCCATATTTTCCATCGATTCAGTCATTACGGCCAAAGTTATGAAAAAGAACTTGAGGCTTGACTCATTGCGCAAAGCTGCTGCCGATACTGTCAAAACGGACGAGGGACTGGATACATTAATTTTTTATGGGGCAGACACAACCGAAGGCACGTTGGATCAGTCGACCATAATCCTCAAAAGTAACGCGTGGGTAAAATACCGTGGGATGGAGATCAAGGCGGCCAAGATCATTATCAATCAACCGCTAAAACTCATGACCGCGGAGGCCATACCCGATTCATTGGATTCTTTAGGACAAGTCGTGCGTTACAAAGGCATACCGGAATTCAGCGAAGGAGGAGAATCTTTCACGGGAAATAAAATGGAATATAATTTAGAAACTCGGCGTGGCCGCGTCGTCATGGGAGAAACAAAAATGCAGGACGGCATATATTATGGCGAAAATATCCGGAAGATCGGCGAGAACACCCTTTACATACGGCAGGGGCGATTCACCACCTGTGAAGAAAAAGACCCTCATTTTTTCTTTCAGTCCAAAGAGATGAAATTGATCGTCAAGGATAAGGTGGTCGCCAAGCCTGTGATATTATACATTCACGAAGTACCTATATTTGCCATACCTTTTGGCGTCTTCCCCAACCGAAGCGGACGCGCTTCCGGCATCACACCGCCTGCTTACAGCGAAACGCCAAGAGAAGGGAGGCAGATAAGAAATTTCGGATATTTCTGGGCGCCCAATGATTATTTTGACGCGCTCGGTCAGGTGGATTTTCTCGATAAAGCCGGATTCTTACTTCATGGCGGAACGCGCTACGCGAAAAGGTACAGTTACACCGGTAATTTTCAATTTTCTTATTCCTCGCTCAGTTATATTACGGGTCAAAAAAGCCGGTTATGGAATATCGACGCGTCGCACAGCCAAACTATCACCGACAAACAGAACCTTAATGCCGATATACATTACGTGAGCAGCAAGAATTTTTATCAGAACACGAGCGTGAATCAGCAGCAAATTCTAAATCGCCAGATCCGAACGAATATAAGTTACAATAACACTCAGGACTGGGGCAGTTTTTCAGCCAATTTATCGCAATCAGAAAATCTGGATAACGGGCAAAAAGATTTCACATTTCCGAACGTAACGATCAATAAATCCAACTCTGCTTTTTTCCCAAAGCCGGAAAAAGACAAAAATAAACCGGACACCTGGTATCAATCTATTCGTTATGGCTATTCATCTAATTTACTCGGGCGGCAATCCCAGGCAAGCAGAACGGCCGATCCCGCAAGCGCGCTGGGCATGAATCACAACGTCGGAATAAGCGCGCCGTTTAAGATCTTAAAATATTTTAACGTGAATCCCAGCGTAAATCTTCAGGAAACGTGGTTTGACAGGCGCAGTGAAAACTTTTATTTTGATTCACTCAATCATCCCGTGAACGACACGGTTCGTTCTTTTTTTGCAAGGCACACTTTTTCTTCGAGCGTCGGGTTATCAACAAAAATTTACGGAACGGCAAATCCAAGATTATTCGGTCTGGAAACATTTCGCCATGTGATGTCTCCCGGCGTCAGTCTTTCCTATCAGCCGGATTTTTCGACCAGCCCGTGGGGTTATTATGAAACAGCAGTCGATACGGCAGGACGAAAAACAAAGTTTGACCGTTACGGAGGAAATATTCTATTCGGCGGGACGCCGCAAGGAAAACAACTCTCTATGGGTTTTAATTTGGGCCACACGCTTCAGGCTAAAATAAAAAACACAGAAAAAGACACCGCACTTTCTAAATCGGATAAGGAACCGGAATTAAAAAAACTGGATCTCCTGAATTTCAATAATTCGATCAGTTACAATTTTACGGCAAAGGAATTCAAGTTATCGACGTTGACAACCTCAATTTCCGTGAGCAACGATCTTGCAAAAAACCTAAGTTTATCTATGTCAACAACGCACGATTTTTACCGCTACGACAGGAGTTTAAATCAGCGCGTCGATAGACTTAATAAAATACCACGCCTCATTTCCGCATCAATTACCTCCGGAATCTCATTCAGCGGCGGTGAAACTACGGCTGCCGCAGCTGCGCAAACACAAACTGCAACTGACCAAAATCAAAATTATTCCACACAACCTTTCCAACAAGATTACAATCAGCGTTTTCTTCCGCAAAATAACACGTTAGCGGAAGGCGTTCCCTGGACGTTGCGACTTGATTTTAATTATGATATCAACAAATCCAACCCTGAGATCGTCACTAAGGCATTCGGCGTTAATGCAAGTTCCAGTTTCAAAATTACGTCTAACTGGCAATTAGGGTATAATGCGCGGTACGATATATTAAACAAGAACCTGGTGAGTCAGAGTTTAACTTTTGCGCGTGACCTTCATTGCTGGCAGATGCGTTTCGATTGGACGCCAACAGGGCCTGCGGCAGGGTATTTCTTTGTTATTCAGGTCAAGTCTGCAACTTTGCAGGATGTGAAACTTCAACGAACGGATTACGGAAGCAGGATTTTCCAGTAG